In Achromobacter pestifer, the DNA window CGGATCAAAACTCAACGCCGAAGCCATCGCCACGCGCGACACGCCGCCGGAGCTGCAGTTCAAGGGCGTACTGGCAGGCCAGCCCGTGCATCTGCTGGTGCATGAATGCAAGGTGTACAAGGTCGAGCCGGCCGAAGGCGAGAACGTGAAGTGGACGCTGGTGCTTGAAGGCGACTTCTCTCTGCTGCCGACCCTCTGCGTCCAGCAGCGGCTGACCGAGAGCAAGGGGGTGGTGACTGCGTTCCTGGGGCGGCAGGCGTTTGGCGCGGGTGGGTGTTGCACGGGGACGCCGGAGTATCGGTCCAGGGATGGGGTGAATTGGAAGCCGCGTTGAGTGTGGGCTTTGTGTTCGCCGACGCTGACTACGCCGTACCCCAAAGGAAAGCCGCAGATGGCAAATGACGACCGCAGCCTGATTATTCCCAGAAGAACGCCCGAATCAACGGCCATGACGGCCAACGTCAAACGCGCGATGACGATCACCGCAGCCCTAAACCGCCTGACCTTCAACGACGCCGCTGAAGTCCGCGCCTTGTTCAGCGAACTGATCGGCAAGACGGTCGATGAGAGCTTTCTGTTGATACCTCCGTTCTATACGACCGGAGGTCCCGACATCAGCGTCGGGCGCAATGTCTTCGTCAATCAGAACTGCACCTTCTATGACTTGGGTGGGTTGAGCATTGCCGATGACGTGATGATCGGGCCGAACGTCAGCCTCATTACGTCCGGCCATCCCATCGAACCGTCGCGGCGTCGCGACTTCGTCACTGCGAAGCCCATTGTGATCGAGAGGAATGTCTGGATCGCGGCGGGTGCGACCGTTATTGGTGGTGTGACTGTGGGCGAGAACTCGGTGATCGCGGCGGGTTCGGTGGTTACCAAGGATGTGCCTGCGAATACGCTGGTGGGTGGGAATCCGGCAAGGGTAATTCGGTCGATTGCTGAGTAAGGCGGGCGCTCGAGCGCCTCGCCTCTGGCTGCTTGAGTTTGGCTACTGGATCGACGACGGCGCGCCGTGCGTGACGTCGCCGAGATCCGCATCCACCTCGCAAAAGCGCGCCTGCGCCAACATGGCATCGGTCAAGGTGCCCAGGTGATCGCACAGGCCTTCCACTCCGCCCATCAACGCCGCCACTGTCCAGGCGTCCAACGGCTGCCCGCCTGTTGCGTCGGGTTCGGATGCGCTGTTGCCAACCATGCGGGCCATGGCCTCGATGGCGTGACGGGCACGGTCGATGTGGTGGAGATGGGAGAGGGGGACTGCACCGAGCTCGGGATCGGATTCGACGGACCAGGGGTTTTGGGTGAGGGGGTGGGATTGCATGACAGGCTCCAAAGACAAGTTAGGCCTGCTCCCCACTTCCAAATGGGGTGGGCGGGCACATGGCAAGGTTGGAAGACCGGCGTCTTTGGAAACCGGCGTGCGCGAACGCACCCTCGCCAAGGCCCGCCCATAGGGACGTGCAGAGACGTTCGGACGTGAAAATGCCGCCTAAGCGGCGGCGGTCCGCCAAAGACACTACCGGCTTCCAAACCGGGCTACCGGTGGTGCGGTAGTGGGGGGAGTATACGGTAAGGGGGAATGCGATTTAGGCGGGGGGACAAATTTGCTACAGGAAGGCGATACTCATACTAAGGCAGAACGTCGGCTTTCGACCCGTTTGCGACATTCGGAGCCTCGGATCAGGAGGAGCAAAGGAGACGTCGGGAATGCGTCGAGTTAGATCACGTTCTGAACGCAACGTAGAGACTAGTGTGGGATGTCAGCGATATGCCATGATGAGCACGAAACCGGATCACTGTCACACTGGCAGTGGTCAAGCAGCGTAGTTCTCAGGCCTCAACTCCACGAGCGGCGTCGAGGTCGTCACTGAAGTGCCCCAGATGAGCTCGAAGCACATGGTCCTGTTCATCGAAGCATTGCTTCAGTATATACAGATAGTTGTTCTGTTCCCTGAAACCGTAGGGTTCGATAAGGTGCGCTCGCATCACCGTGGCTAACGGCGTTAGGTGTGCGTGCTGCTCCAGGTCTCGCAGGGTGGTGAGCGCCACACCAAGCAACTCCTCTTTGAGCCTACGACTTACGCGCGGCGACATCAGGATGGGCTTGACGACACGGCCAATGGCTTCTGCGGCTTCGAAGGCAATGTGAATATGATTGCCTTCGAGCTGCTCGGGACGCACCCTGTCGCCAGGCGTCGTCAGAGCCTCGGCATCCCTTACCCATACCGCAGTAGCGTCAACGATTTCGTACAGCAAGTAGGCCAGCGGCGTTGGGAACTCATGGTTCTCGTCGTCCGGGCGAACTTCGCGGGCGCGATCGACTAGCCGGCTGGCGAAATGAGGCATGTAGTGGAGCCATAAGTGATCGGCGACACGTTGATGCAGGCCCTCCAGCACCATGATCCTGAAGAACTGGATGCCGGCATAGACCGGGTCGTGATGCTTACCAACGTCTTGGAACGTCAGCAACCGCCCGTTGAGCTTCTTCTCGAGAACGTCACCTGCCCAGTGATACAGCCATCACCGTCGCGGAAGCCATCGTCGGCACGGTGGAAGCATTCTTCGCGACAGCGTTCGAACGGGGCGCTTTTGCCCACGTCGAACGTTTCGACGTCTCTGTTGTCGAAGCGGATATCACGCGCTTCGAGGTCAAAGCTGATCTCGACCTAATGAAGGCCGTCGTCAAGTGGCCCAAAGGCGTCTTTCCCGGTACGTCCTCGGTGTATGGCGACTTCCTCAATATGCTGGTTGAAGTGGCTGGAACGGTTTTCTCCGCGACTTGCCTCGCGAGGAACTTCGAGGAGGCTATGCATCAACTATTCCAGACTGACGGGGCGATGGATCGTGCGGCGATGATCGGTTCTCTGTGTTTCAGCCGTCAGCGCATCTTCAGTGGCGTCGCACGGCTCGCGGGCTGGGACAAACATTCGCCCAAGAAGTTCGAAGCCCGATCCAACCGACCTCCCGTCGTACGCGAGCGCCCCGCGCGTAAGGAGCCGAGGGAGGGGGACACGGCCTCCAGAGATTTCCACCTCTCGAACATGACCGACCACCGCGAAATGAAAGTGCACTCCGTTATCGACGTACACCTATGGGATCGCGCCGAGTGGACGGGCGCCGCCTATGGGGTGGCGCATCCGGAGGCACCACCCTTTATCGCGTTAATGTTCAAAAATCGGGGTGCGGCCGCCAAG includes these proteins:
- a CDS encoding sugar O-acetyltransferase, with product MANDDRSLIIPRRTPESTAMTANVKRAMTITAALNRLTFNDAAEVRALFSELIGKTVDESFLLIPPFYTTGGPDISVGRNVFVNQNCTFYDLGGLSIADDVMIGPNVSLITSGHPIEPSRRRDFVTAKPIVIERNVWIAAGATVIGGVTVGENSVIAAGSVVTKDVPANTLVGGNPARVIRSIAE